Proteins encoded within one genomic window of uncultured Fusobacterium sp.:
- a CDS encoding autotransporter outer membrane beta-barrel domain-containing protein — translation MNYKNKLILATLLISLLSTKSFATVKYDSELVVSGSDVWERVDGALTTDNNDGTKDNNGNHELDDGEKSVRAALWAEDGATIHNIGTISSHKHKYTTQMVSILGIGAINNALKKEDNLVVLKNGSILYNDGKIELGGVDQKVEVILTVADLAFYRKYSDYTKNLINMEYSTLGNTGIIKEMGDHFSFLNAVSVDLLKYNEANFNKNVVYSKNSSIKNTGKIIYDRDYSVELTDYVGVDLLQLGIHYNRDVHAINDSGSTIINDGQIFVGGDLFQEQNYDGVGASVIGVDLVGTHNKYGIKSYGGNITNTGSIEIERDYTYGVKDENTILYLELLYSGILDLGLLSFDTYSERSIGVSIDGGVFTNENGRIKVGTNYKKNILEISDNAAIGIEAKNGSTVNFNGGLIELEGAQVWVASLTGGSNMFFRGDSTIHFQTEKAKKETINTDIFGNDGTGRYTIEGNLKVDGKTIEIKKEDGSIYQESKQFNTDLTLGKNSNVYIGIETLEKIDEEGNKYSELSEDLGKIEVSGKLDIKGSLGFDASKLVGITDYSKYYGDVIVSTGGGITGNTTINSSNPIFSFSTSTDGKQIVMDEITRNSFNDIVDNKELGEIFESNYDTATIGQLDVYKYLAGGIGEEGFERRITEVTGRDTLTTLNSQVYDITKDLNKQFKDFAKTNREDGVVFKYINSKSELGANSSTVGFDRKSSGIMIGYNNSISEKLRLGAGFSYMKSDIDYTSASSNDVTTWNFRGYSDYDLGYANLFNDLSFGYNQSENKRLSEGVDSTGLKEGDLDVYSLSLNNSLYKNYQLNNKLSLSTSLNLDFTYLYQEDYKENGAMAASSDSADAFYITAGVGVDGKYNLVSFGNSKINLVAGMEYAYDIVSDTEKTKIKMKDFANEGFYHEEIRELDKKSLTYDIGVNYEYNDRYSLGLKYSKELINDIDNDQIGIDFTYKF, via the coding sequence ATGAACTATAAAAATAAACTAATATTAGCTACATTATTAATATCTTTATTATCAACTAAAAGTTTTGCTACTGTTAAATATGATTCAGAATTAGTAGTAAGTGGAAGTGATGTATGGGAAAGAGTAGATGGAGCATTAACGACTGATAATAATGATGGAACTAAAGATAACAATGGAAATCATGAATTAGATGATGGAGAGAAAAGTGTAAGAGCAGCATTATGGGCAGAAGATGGAGCTACTATTCATAATATAGGAACTATTTCCAGTCATAAACATAAATATACAACACAAATGGTTTCAATTTTAGGAATAGGTGCTATTAATAATGCTTTAAAAAAAGAAGATAATCTAGTAGTTTTGAAAAATGGAAGTATACTATATAATGATGGTAAAATAGAACTAGGTGGAGTAGATCAAAAAGTTGAAGTTATTTTAACAGTTGCTGATTTAGCATTTTATAGAAAATATAGTGATTATACTAAAAATTTAATAAATATGGAATATTCTACTTTAGGTAATACAGGAATTATTAAAGAAATGGGAGATCATTTTTCATTTTTAAATGCAGTTTCAGTAGATTTATTAAAATATAACGAAGCGAACTTTAATAAAAATGTTGTTTATAGTAAAAATAGTAGTATAAAAAATACAGGAAAAATAATTTATGATAGAGATTATAGTGTTGAATTAACAGATTATGTAGGTGTAGATTTATTACAATTAGGAATACATTATAATAGAGATGTTCATGCTATAAATGACAGTGGAAGTACAATAATTAATGATGGACAGATTTTTGTAGGAGGAGATCTGTTTCAAGAGCAAAACTATGATGGTGTTGGAGCATCAGTAATTGGAGTTGATTTAGTAGGAACACATAATAAATATGGTATAAAAAGTTATGGTGGAAATATAACAAATACGGGAAGTATAGAAATTGAGAGAGATTATACATATGGAGTAAAAGATGAGAATACAATTTTATATTTAGAATTATTATATAGTGGAATATTAGATTTGGGATTACTATCTTTTGATACATATAGTGAAAGAAGTATAGGAGTTTCAATTGATGGTGGAGTATTTACTAATGAAAATGGGAGAATAAAGGTTGGAACTAACTATAAGAAAAATATTTTAGAAATCTCAGATAATGCTGCTATTGGAATAGAAGCTAAAAATGGAAGTACAGTAAATTTTAATGGTGGATTGATAGAGTTAGAGGGAGCTCAAGTTTGGGTTGCTAGTTTAACTGGTGGTTCTAATATGTTTTTTAGAGGAGATTCAACAATTCATTTTCAGACAGAGAAAGCTAAAAAAGAAACGATAAATACAGATATATTTGGAAATGATGGAACAGGAAGATATACTATTGAAGGAAATTTGAAAGTAGATGGCAAAACAATAGAGATAAAAAAAGAGGATGGTAGTATTTATCAAGAATCTAAGCAATTCAATACAGATTTAACTCTTGGAAAAAATAGTAATGTTTATATAGGAATAGAGACATTAGAAAAAATAGATGAAGAGGGAAATAAATATAGTGAATTATCAGAAGATTTAGGAAAGATAGAAGTATCTGGAAAGTTAGATATAAAAGGAAGTTTAGGATTTGATGCAAGTAAGTTAGTGGGAATAACAGATTATTCTAAATATTATGGAGATGTAATAGTTTCAACAGGTGGTGGAATAACAGGAAATACTACAATAAATTCAAGTAATCCAATATTTAGTTTTAGTACTTCAACTGATGGAAAACAAATTGTTATGGATGAAATAACTAGAAATTCATTCAATGATATAGTAGATAATAAAGAATTAGGAGAGATATTTGAAAGTAATTATGATACAGCTACTATTGGACAATTAGATGTATATAAATATTTAGCAGGAGGAATTGGAGAGGAAGGATTCGAAAGACGTATTACAGAAGTTACAGGAAGAGATACTTTAACAACTCTTAACTCACAAGTATATGATATTACTAAAGACTTAAATAAACAATTTAAAGATTTTGCTAAAACAAATAGAGAAGATGGAGTAGTATTTAAGTATATCAATAGTAAATCAGAACTTGGAGCTAACTCTTCAACTGTAGGTTTTGATAGAAAAAGTTCAGGAATAATGATAGGTTATAATAATTCTATTTCAGAAAAATTAAGACTTGGAGCAGGATTTTCTTATATGAAATCTGATATTGACTATACTTCAGCTAGTAGTAATGATGTAACAACTTGGAATTTTAGAGGATATTCAGATTATGATTTAGGATATGCTAATCTATTTAATGATTTATCATTTGGGTATAACCAATCTGAGAATAAAAGATTATCAGAGGGAGTAGATAGTACAGGATTAAAAGAGGGAGATTTAGATGTTTATTCTTTAAGTTTAAATAACTCACTTTATAAAAATTACCAACTAAATAATAAATTATCTTTAAGTACAAGTTTAAATCTTGATTTCACTTATTTATATCAAGAGGATTATAAGGAAAATGGAGCTATGGCAGCTTCGTCAGATAGTGCAGATGCTTTCTATATTACTGCTGGTGTAGGAGTAGATGGAAAATATAATTTAGTATCTTTTGGAAATAGTAAAATAAATCTAGTAGCTGGAATGGAATATGCTTATGATATAGTAAGTGATACAGAAAAAACTAAAATAAAAATGAAAGATTTTGCAAATGAAGGTTTTTATCATGAGGAAATAAGAGAGTTAGATAAAAAATCTTTAACTTATGACATTGGAGTAAACTACGAATATAATGATAGATACTCTTTAGGATTAAAATACTCAAAAGAACTTATAAATGATATAGATAATGATCAAATAGGAATAGATTTTACTTATAAGTTTTAG